A region of the Paenibacillus sp. J23TS9 genome:
TCCGTCAAGTTCCTCTGGAGCAAATGACACCAGCCGTTCAGAAGGCTATGGTGAAATTTTTGCAAAGTCAGGATTTGTCTCCAGTTCTAGAATCCGTATCCAGGCAGGCTTTTCGCAGCAAGGTGGATGAAAAAGCATTAAACTACATTTTAAACTTTGCCGGGAGATGGGTGAGCCAGCCTGAGAATGAATATATGCTGGGACAGCTCGCACACAACAAGCTCCAGGAGATTCAGCTCAATGGAATGAAAGGATTTGCGCTTCAGGCCATGCTCGGCTTTATGAGCGAGGAGAAGCTCGGCAATATATTGAAAAATCTGATCTTGTCTTCCTTACATGAAATGTCTTATGAAGATAGCCCTTTCCGGCAGCGCATTCTGGCAGAGGTACGCCAGCAGGTATCTGATTTTACAGAGAATCCGGAAGTTGCTGAGCGTTTGAAGGGTATGATTGGAGATAAACTGGCTGATTCGGGTACCGAACAGTGGTTGCTGAGCAAGCTCGAGGAGATCAGAGCCCGCGTATTGTTGATACTTGAACAGGAGCAGATCAATGGTGGGCGCGGAATAATCAAGATGTACCGGTGGATCACGAATAATTTGCGGGGTAAGGAAGAAATGATGGACCGGTGGGAGCAAGGGATTTTGTCCCTTATTGTGCAAGCAGTCGAAGCCAACTACTACCGCATCGGTCTTTTGGTACGTGATAACCTGGATCAGCTTGATGACGAATCCCTGGTTCAAATGCTTGAAGAGAAGGTCGGCGGCGATTTGCAGTGGATTCGGGTTAACGGAGCTATTTGCGGATTTCTAATCGGACTCGTTCTGACCGTCATTCATATGATCATCGCTTAAACGATGGGAGAGGAGCTTGAATATGAAAAAGAATCGTCTTGGATCTTCGGATCTATATATCAGTGAAATCGGACTTGGCTGTATGTCGCTGGGTACGGAGGAAAAAGAGGCTGTGCGCCTTGTACATGAAGCGCTGGAACGGGGAATCAATTTTTTGGATACAGCGGATTTGTATGATACTGGCCGGAATGAAGAGATTGTCGGCAAAGCGGTGAAGGGACGTCGCAGCGATGTAATCCTGGCTACAAAAGTAGGTAACCGCCGCATTCCCGGCAAGGA
Encoded here:
- a CDS encoding DUF445 domain-containing protein, which translates into the protein MKTRYLAGTSLAVMGAGFLITLFLPQNLAVRLLQGGFEAGLVGGFADWFAVTALFRHPMGIPIPHTSLLLQNRNKIINSLISALETELLNKDSITKKLRQIKLFKGLSSGILKLVSRKKIRLKVIDTVSDVIRQVPLEQMTPAVQKAMVKFLQSQDLSPVLESVSRQAFRSKVDEKALNYILNFAGRWVSQPENEYMLGQLAHNKLQEIQLNGMKGFALQAMLGFMSEEKLGNILKNLILSSLHEMSYEDSPFRQRILAEVRQQVSDFTENPEVAERLKGMIGDKLADSGTEQWLLSKLEEIRARVLLILEQEQINGGRGIIKMYRWITNNLRGKEEMMDRWEQGILSLIVQAVEANYYRIGLLVRDNLDQLDDESLVQMLEEKVGGDLQWIRVNGAICGFLIGLVLTVIHMIIA